Genomic window (Nicotiana sylvestris chromosome 7, ASM39365v2, whole genome shotgun sequence):
gttaaagggatgatttgaggcttataaaaggaggacttccatcagtttaaaAAAAAGAGGAGGATCAGATAGATCCGAGAAGAGAGAGCAAAatacatacacatacacacatagaCAAGCATACAGACCTTAAGATAGacatagatacacacacacagacagagaaaaagagaatacacacagaaaacttagtttggagattgagagttTGAAGTTCTGAAaagcagaaaactggaaaagaactctgtttgataacacagacagacaaaactagaaattgcattcttcttGCTGTCTTGACTTCAATGGTCTTGACCTGTTTGTCCAATactgatttcttctaaatccaactgagtCTGCTGTTGGTTTGTTGGTTTACTCTGGGATTTGGTCTAGCTGGGATCTTGATTCTATTCCAATTATTTtgcttgttgttgctgctgctattctgtttcttgctgctgctgatttccctatcttcttcctcttctcctttgcattttcagtatttccaggtacacatctcgagtctcacattggtgtagctgaatgtaacattgaaaagcatgaatagaaagatttgaaggagttataatcacccgctatttactgactgccttttcataaatgttgttaagttgtgtaaattttagtttatagctaatagagaatatattagtaagtttgtacttaattaaagtttatgttaATTTGAAACTGTggtatttgattcgtttagtagcatacaggatgtaaatacaattcatggaatgtgaaactatttAGTGCGATTGTTAAAATTAAGTgcactctttcagcatgctttgaataagtTGGGGCGAGTGGCTTTTAAATCTAACCAAATATGATATAGTTTTGAATCACCCAGTTCGATTCCCTTTAGGCAGTTTACAGGATTAGTTTCgaacatcatcagtaacatcCTTTGATAAGGAATTCtttaatcctgtttaagcaagttaatttAAATCCGACTTTAGGATGtggttcggattaagtgttgtatttcgtcaatctcatatgtaatttctttgtccaacCAAAGCATTTTCGTAAGGTATGACGTCTCTTCACTTAATAAGtaactaatcagaaattgataagagtccggtttaggccaaagcatatacttcaattagcatacattttctttcttctatttctggaaacaaacataatagaaatgtagtcactttaggatatcctcttctaaaataatgagacgagcctcgctaaatgaaaatgcaaatcgcggggccctcaatgattaaccataataaatatctagaattcaggataggccgtttagtgaatttcatggccttctccaaaaataataatgcgttaaactctttaggcgcggctcgattaaattacattcttaaacttgggtgcgcattgatgtgacccgaatccaaatctcaacggagtcgaaatgtgtttaacaattacgggtgcattgattgcgacgtagttcgagatacattttcacgacgttgcaattctataaaaaaataaatgataataataaaagaggtttaaacttaataaaagcacgtaagtcataacatgtatttaaatcagatatttagccattataacaatttaagcgaccgtgctagaaccacgggactcgagggtgcctaacaccttccctcgggtcaacagaattccttacttagaatttctggttcgcagacttcatttggaaaagtcgaaaatttcctcgatttgggattcaagataaaccggtgacttgggacaccaaaaaccaaacctttcccaagtggcgactctgaattaaataaataatctcatttcgaatattgtcacttaaattggaaaaactcccctcgcgtatttaacccttcggggcgggcgcgcaaaaaggaggtgtgacaactccgTTTGATAAATCTAAACGATAATTGTAGTTTATTCTATTAAGTAGTAGACTAGTAGTAGTAGTACCTTTTTCTTTTGCGCGCGATAAATTAGGAACTAAATTCGATAAGGTGTATTTTTCCCCCACTTGTAATTCAATAAGCTTTGTGTTCATTatccaaaaattattattattttatttcctaaaagtcattcaactatgtgttcattatttaaaagttattttctttcttttgttacataaaaataatttacTATGCTCTAGTTATCACAATAGTTACTTTGACCAGATTTATAAAACTTTTACCTTAATACCTTCTATATTATACACTATATAATATATGTTTACTTATAAATTTTACTTATAAATAAAatttttgatattattttatatAGATTCCTAGATTTAATTTTCTCGTAACGTTAATTTTCAAGATATATAGGTAgcaatattaaatttttctgTAATATTACTGTAAACAAATCTAAAGTCAACGTTCTAAATCATACCTAATGaaatatttttgatgaaaattataAATATTTTGTTATAACAAAAGATAGTTTTAGAACTTTATTATTATAGTGGGTAGACCTTATGTTTGTGTTTCTTAAGCAATTATAATGTAGTTCAGTTACattaatatattaaaaaaaattataattttattgCAGTAATTAGTGTATTTGTCCGTGCTTCGCGCGGTCttaaaaatattataaatatatataaaatataattgagaatatatatatatatatatatatatatatatatatatatatatatatatatatatatatatatatatatgcgcatATAATGCCATAACATCATTGTATCGGATGTTTCTCCTTAcacaaaaaaaatgtaaaattaagtaTAATacagttaaaaaaataaaattaaattacAAACAAATAAATTTGCATATGatgaaataacaacaacaacaataacaataataataataataataataataataataataataataataataataataataataataaagaaagtTGCACCCACTTGGCCCGTTGGCCATTTCTATCTCGAAAACACAATGATTTCATAAAGAAAGATGACTTTTTAGATGTGATTATCTCTTTCAAAGAGTGAAGCTTGTAAAATCTATTCTTGTCCTTCGTAGTCACTTTGAAGATGGTTTtgcttaatatttttaaaaagaaaatagaaaaataaaaggtCCAATTTTACGTAATGCCATGAATTCTTACATGTTTTTTATATTACAGTTCTTGCTTTTATCACTTTCTCTAGTGGAAATCAActaccaaattttatttttagtaaTGTTATTTGTTGAGTGTTTTAAATTGACATATTCCTTGAAACTCTTATAGAAGTATTCGGCAAATATGTATCTatatgttttttgtttttttaatataCACATAAAATAAATTAACATAAGAAAGAACATGCTATTCATTCATGAAACTTACACCAATCTTAAAGTAAATTACGTAAATATACCATTTCTCAAAGTAAGATAGAAAGTAGAAGAAATAaataaatctttaaaaaaaacgTACAGGTTCTTCAAATGTTCAAAAGTTTTAAATTACCTTATCCTCCCACTCACATGTTGCTTCATATTTATCAGTTTTCATGCTGAGCATATTTTCCGGCGAATCTAAAATCATAACATAAGAAACACCCAATTAAGGGTGTATttcaatattaatttttttttttacacaatGAGCTGTTAATTTTGAAACCTCGTTAGGAGTTAGCAAACTTCTAACAAAGTCATAACTCATAAGTGGCTAATTTGAgcctaacagcttgtttggatggttgttacacatcgtttcataatgtatcgtatcgtactgtattgtattgtactgttcgtttgataaatataatgtttggatagattgtgtcgtttgtcatcgtttcatgatatcacgcactaacaatatgaagaataaacttgcaatattataaagaaaaattatgatacaaggtaaaattactatataaaaaagtagggtaaatgataaaataaaataatttaataataataaagggtgagattgagagaaaaagacaaggtaacgacgcgaccacaccaaatcggtcgttacataaagtggcacatttcgtcgttatgtaacgaTGGATTTAACGATACTATACAataaatttaagtaacaatcaaaacaaatattgtatttaaagtaacaatacgatacgatacaatgggtaacaaccatccaaacaagctgtaaaagAAAATACAATCTTGCGACAATCAAAAATTTATAAAAAACCAAACTAAGAGAAGATAAGAGACAGTAAatatagaagaagaaaaaatacaacagacaTCCTGTTTGGGACTTTAATCATAAGAAAATATAAGAAAACAGAAATATAGAATCAATGCATAATTTCCGGAGCTCTTATTGATACTCTCTTTCGCAAACCGAACATCATTCAAGAGCCTTCTTCCTTGAGTGAAACTAAAACATGAATCCAATACTGTGGTAAATATTACGCCATTACTATTTCAAATATGGATTGAAAAGGATAACCTTGGGTAGGTAGGGGTCTCGTGAAACAAAAGTTATGAATTTATATAGGCAAATATGGAGGAATACTATCTTAATAATATCCATAACCCCATGCTTTTCATAACTCTCAAATATTTAAAATGAGATAAACCATCATAAAAGAGTAACGTAATATTGATACATATTTAAACATTTAATTAAATTGGCACGTAAAGAGGAATGAGaagtaggggtgtacatggactgTGTTGGTtcggttttgataaaaaccgaaccaaaccaactatatcggtttggattggttcgattttgtcaggtttttcggatttttttgttacatgaatattattccaatcttactttgttaaaattatagataaagctttgataagtgaatatatgtttagtaaatatggaaaaaattgacaaacatatgatctattaaaatattctaatgggagaatttttttagtaacacatgatagttattttcttagtcgtctaacaataatttttcgttaatttacgctttcaaggttaatacatgagaggatcccaaatatttctatattttctaaagaaaattcactataaagtcttaaaaatataaataaaatttatatatttatatgtcggtttggttcgggtttttttactcaataccaaaccaagtcaaaccaaacctagtcgggttttttaatcgatttggtttgatttttcgaTTTGGTGCGATTTTCCAGTTCGATTTGAACACCCCTAATAAGAAGTTTCAAAAATTGACTTTTGGAATtcttaaaatgaatcaaaaggAAAAATAAGGGAACAAAaggcaaaaaaaggaaaaaaaagataaatagatttattccttcctttatatatatatatatatatatatatagatgggTAAAGTATTGAAAGAAATCCCAACAACAAGGCTTTAACTATTTATTTGCAACAACAATCATTCTTCGATTTATTCCTTTTCCACCTCTTGATGAAGAAGAAAGGACACATCTCATCATAGTCAAAACACGCAAATACTCGACATAGAAAATCATGAAACTCAATAACTAGATAGTACAGCTGAATCTCGAATGTTGGTACACCCGAATTTCGAAATCATGTCGCTGACGACAATGTTTGTCATACGACGATGAGTTTCATCTGTCAAATGAATGCCATCCCAGTGCACGTATTTAGCTGGGTCAGAGCAAACCCCAACACCAGCTGATCCACACACAGTCCTAAAATTAAAGTTGTATTGTCCTCCAGTTCCACAGCAGGCAGAGAGCAATGTGCTCTGATTCAATCCAAAGGAAGAAGGACTGGCAAGAAGAGTCAAAAGCGCCTCGTAGTAGCCCCCATAGACGATTCCAACATTTGGGAACTCGCGTCGTAGATTTACTAGAGCTCTGTTCAGGTATCTATTGTGGTATGAAGCAAAATCATTATAATTTCTCAGGCATCCCAATTGGTCATAAGCACTAGCATTAGAGTCAGGAAAAGTTGTCAAGTATAGAGGCAGACATCCGAAGGGATAAACTCCTGGAACCAAAACGCGCGTTGCTCCCAGCTGAATCACATCTTTGATGCCTCTAATAATACCAGCAACAACGTAAGGAACATATGTTCGGATCTCGGGTATTTTCTTGTTTTGGAAAAAACAATTGTAATAGTCATTGCCACCAAATTCCCCCATTACTATCAGGGAGTTACTGAGTTTTTGTGTACAATTTGAGCCACAAGTGGACTGCAGATGTGATTTGAACCAGTTTAATTGAGCAGGTAGTGGCGTGTTCCAGGCGGGCAACCTAATATTGCGAGCAGTCCAGAAAGGGGTACTCAGCGCCGTGCCACCAGCAACAGCGAAGTTGACGCCTTGGTCAAAAGAAGCGCCTGTGTCCAAGTAAGCATTAAGGAAGGAGAGGTTGAAAGCAGAGGAAATATAGTCGATAATGATACGACCGTCTGAGAAACGA
Coding sequences:
- the LOC104225155 gene encoding GDSL esterase/lipase At5g03980-like; amino-acid sequence: MASLSLIPKVSLFCSLITLAFFSSPSAAQIKCNIRSLYQLGDSLADAGNVIRTPGASIIFRADKPPYGETFFKRPTGRFSDGRIIIDYISSAFNLSFLNAYLDTGASFDQGVNFAVAGGTALSTPFWTARNIRLPAWNTPLPAQLNWFKSHLQSTCGSNCTQKLSNSLIVMGEFGGNDYYNCFFQNKKIPEIRTYVPYVVAGIIRGIKDVIQLGATRVLVPGVYPFGCLPLYLTTFPDSNASAYDQLGCLRNYNDFASYHNRYLNRALVNLRREFPNVGIVYGGYYEALLTLLASPSSFGLNQSTLLSACCGTGGQYNFNFRTVCGSAGVGVCSDPAKYVHWDGIHLTDETHRRMTNIVVSDMISKFGCTNIRDSAVLSSY